The nucleotide window agcgcggtaaagtccgctgacaacaaggccacagcggagcacagcgcggtaaagtccgctgacaacaaggccacagcagagcacagcgcggtaaagtccactgacaacaaggccacagcGGAGCACAGGGCGGTAAAGTCCGCtgacaacaaggccacagcagagcacagcgcAGTAAAAACCACtgacaacaaggccacagcGGAGCACAGTGCGGTAAAAACCGCtgacaacaaggccacagcGGAGCACAGCGCGGTAAAGTCCGCTGAAAACAAGGCCACAGCGGATCACAGCGCGGTAAAGTCCACtgacaacaaggccacagcagagcacagcgcggtaaaaaccgctgacaacaaggccacagcGGAGCACAGCGCGGTAAAGTCCGCTGAAAACAAGGCCACAGCGGATCACAGCGCGGTAAAGTCCACtgacaacaaggccacagcagagcacagcgcggtaaaaaccgctgacaacaaggccacagcGGAGCACAGCGCGGTAAAGTCCGCTGACATCAAGGCCACAGCGGAGCACAGTGCGGTAAAAACCGCTGAAAACAaggccacagcagagcacagcgcGGTAAAAAACGCTGAAAACAaggccacagcagagcacagcgcggtaaagtccgctgacaacaaggccacagcagagcacagcgcggtaaagtccgctgacaacaaggccacagcTGAGCACAGCGCAGTAAAAACCGCtgacaacaaggccacagcGGAGCACAGCGCGGTAAAAAACGCTGAAAACAAGGCCACAGCGGAGCACAGCGCGGTAAAGTCCGCTGACATCAAGGCCACAGCGGAGCACAGTGCGGTAAAAACCGCTGAAAACAaggccacagcagagcacagcgcGGTAAAAAACGCTGAAAACAaggccacagcagagcacagcgcGGTAAAGTCCACCGACAACAAGGCCACAGCGGAGCACAGTGCGGTAAAAAACGCTGAAAACAAGGCCACAGCGGAGCACAGCGCGGTAAAGTCCGCTGACATCAAGGCCACAGCGGAGCACAGTGCGGTAAAAACCGCTGAAAACAaggccacagcagagcacagcgcGGTAAAAAACGCTGAAAACAaggccacagcagagcacagcgcGGTAAAGTCCACCGACAACAAGGCCACAGCGGAGCACAGTGCGGTAAAAAACGCTGAAAACAaggccacagcagagcacagcgcggtaaagtccactgacaacaaggccacagcagagcacagcgcggtaaaaaccgctgacaacaaggccacagcagagcacagcgcAGTAAAAACCGCtgacaacaaggccacagcggagcacagcgcggtaaagtccgctgacaacaaggccacagcagagcacagcgcAGTAAAGTCCACtgacaacaaggccacagcGGAGCACAGTGCGGTAAAGTCCGCtgacaacaaggccacagcggagcacagcgcggtaaagtccactgacaacaaggccacagcGGAGCACAGGGCGGTAAAGTCCACtgacaacaaggccacagcagagcacagcgcAGTAAAAACCACtgacaacaaggccacagcggagcacagcgcggtaaagtccgctgacaacaaggccacagcagagcacagcgcggtaaaaaccactgacaacaaggccacagcGGAGCACAGTGCGTTAAAAACCGCTGAAAACAaggccacagcagagcacagcgcggtaaaaaccgctgacaacaaggccacagcGGAGCACAGCGCGGTAAAGTCCGCTGAAAACAAGGCCACAGCGGATCACAGCGCGGTAAAGTCCACtgacaacaaggccacagcagagcacagcgcGGTAAAGTCCGCTGACATCAAGGCCACAGCGGAGCACAGTGCGGTAAAAACCGCTGAAAACAaggccacagcagagcacagcgcGGTAAAAAACGCTGAAAACAaggccacagcagagcacagcgcggtaaagtccgctgacaacaaggccacagcTGAGCACAGCGCGGTAAAGTCCACCGACAACAAGGCCACAGCGGAGCACAGTGCGGTAAAAAACGCTGAAAACAAGGCCACAGCGGAGCACAGTGCGGTAAAGTCCACTGACATCAAGGCCACAGCGGAGCACAGTGCGGTAAAAAACGCTGAAAACAaggccacagcagagcacagcgcggtaaaaaccgctgacaacaaggccacagcggagcacagcgcggtaaagtccgctgacaacaaggccacagcggagcacagcgcggtaaagtccgctgacaacaaggccacagcGGATCACAGTGCAGTAAAAACCACtgacaacaaggccacagcagagcacagcgcggtaaaaaccgctgacaacaaggccacagcagagcacagtGCGGTAAAGTCCACTGACAACAAGGCCGCAGCGGAGCACAGCGCGGTAAAGTCCGCTGAAAACAAGGCCACAGCGGAGCACAGCGCGGTTAAAACCGCTGATAACAAGGCCACAGCGGAGCACAGCGCGGTAAAGTCCGCTGAAAACAAGGCCACAGCGGATCACAGCGCGGTAAAGTCCACtgacaacaaggccacagcagagcacagcgcggtaaaaaccgctgacaacaaggccacagcagagcacagcgcGGTAAAGTCCGCTGACATCAAGGCCACAGCGGAGCACAGCGCGGTAAAGTCCACTGACATCAAGGCCACAGCTGAGCACAGCGCGGTAAAGTCCACCGACAACAAGGCCACAGCGGAGCACAGTGCGGTAAAAAACGCTGAAAACAAGGCCACAGCGGAGCACAGTGCGGTAAAGTCCACTGACATCAAGGCCACAGCGGAGCACAGTGCGGTAAAAAACGCTGAAAACAAGGCCACAGCGGAGCACAGTGCGTTAAAAACCGCTGAAAACAaggccacagcagagcacagcgcggtaaaaaccgctgacaacaaggccacagcagagcacagcgcggtaaagtccgctgacaacaaggccacagcagagcacagcgcggtaaaaaccgctgacaacaaggccacagcGGAGCACAGCGCGGTAAAGTCCGCTGAAAACAAGGCCACAGCGGATCACAGCGCGGTAAAGTCCACtgacaacaaggccacagcggagcacagcgcggtaaaaaccgctgacaacaaggccacagcGGAGCACAGTGCGGTAAAGTCCACCGACAACAAGGCCACAGCGGATCACAGTGCAGTAAAGTCCACtgacaacaaggccacagcggagcacagcgcggtaaaaaccgctgacaacaaggccacagcagagcacagcgcGGTAAAGTCCGCTGACATCAAGGCCACAGCGGAGCACAGCGCGGTAAAGTCCACTGACATCAaggccacagcagagcacagtGCGGTAAAAACCGCTGAAAACAaggccacagcagagcacagcgcGGTAAAAAACGCTGAAAACAaggccacagcagagcacagcgcggtaaagtccgctgacaacaaggccacagcTGAGCACAGCGCGGTAAAGTCCACTGACATCAAGGCCACAGCGGAGCACAGCGCGGTAAAGTCCACtgacaacaaggccacagcGGAGCACAGCGCGGTAAAGTCCACTGACATCAAGGCCACAGCGGAGCACAGTGCGGTAAAAAACGCTGAAAACAaggccacagcagagcacagcgcggtaaagtccgctgacaacaaggccacagcGGAGCACAGTGCGGTAAAAACCGCtgacaacaaggccacagcGGAGCACAGCGCAGTAAAAACCGCtgacaacaaggccacagcGGAGCACAGTGCGTTAAAAACCGCTGAAAACAaggccacagcagagcacagcgcggtaaagtccgctgacaacaaggccacagcggagcacagcgcggtaaaaaccgctgacaacaaggccacagcGGAGCACAGCGCGGTAAAGTCCGCTGACATCAA belongs to Lepisosteus oculatus isolate fLepOcu1 chromosome 14, fLepOcu1.hap2, whole genome shotgun sequence and includes:
- the LOC138242620 gene encoding streptococcal hemagglutinin-like is translated as MLKAEHSAVKSTDNKATAEHRAVKSADNKATAEHSAVKTTDNKATAEHSAVKTADNKATAEHSAVKSAENKATADHSAVKSTDNKATAEHSAVKTADNKATAEHSAVKSAENKATADHSAVKSTDNKATAEHSAVKTADNKATAEHSAVKSADIKATAEHSAVKTAENKATAEHSAVKNAENKATAEHSAVKSADNKATAEHSAVKSADNKATAEHSAVKTADNKATAEHSAVKNAENKATAEHSAVKSADIKATAEHSAVKTAENKATAEHSAVKNAENKATAEHSAVKSTDNKATAEHSAVKNAENKATAEHSAVKSADIKATAEHSAVKTAENKATAEHSAVKNAENKATAEHSAVKSTDNKATAEHSAVKNAENKATAEHSAVKSTDNKATAEHSAVKTADNKATAEHSAVKTADNKATAEHSAVKSADNKATAEHSAVKSTDNKATAEHSAVKSADNKATAEHSAVKSTDNKATAEHRAVKSTDNKATAEHSAVKTTDNKATAEHSAVKSADNKATAEHSAVKTTDNKATAEHSALKTAENKATAEHSAVKTADNKATAEHSAVKSAENKATADHSAVKSTDNKATAEHSAVKSADIKATAEHSAVKTAENKATAEHSAVKNAENKATAEHSAVKSADNKATAEHSAVKSTDNKATAEHSAVKNAENKATAEHSAVKSTDIKATAEHSAVKNAENKATAEHSAVKTADNKATAEHSAVKSADNKATAEHSAVKSADNKATADHSAVKTTDNKATAEHSAVKTADNKATAEHSAVKSTDNKAAAEHSAVKSAENKATAEHSAVKTADNKATAEHSAVKSAENKATADHSAVKSTDNKATAEHSAVKTADNKATAEHSAVKSADIKATAEHSAVKSTDIKATAEHSAVKSTDNKATAEHSAVKNAENKATAEHSAVKSTDIKATAEHSAVKNAENKATAEHSALKTAENKATAEHSAVKTADNKATAEHSAVKSADNKATAEHSAVKTADNKATAEHSAVKSAENKATADHSAVKSTDNKATAEHSAVKTADNKATAEHSAVKSTDNKATADHSAVKSTDNKATAEHSAVKTADNKATAEHSAVKSADIKATAEHSAVKSTDIKATAEHSAVKTAENKATAEHSAVKNAENKATAEHSAVKSADNKATAEHSAVKSTDIKATAEHSAVKSTDNKATAEHSAVKSTDIKATAEHSAVKNAENKATAEHSAVKSADNKATAEHSAVKTADNKATAEHSAVKTADNKATAEHSALKTAENKATAEHSAVKSADNKATAEHSAVKTADNKATAEHSAVKSADIKATAEHSAVKTADNKATAEHSAVKSADIKATAEHSAVKSAENKATAEHSAVKSADIKATAEHSAVKTAENKATAEHSAVKNAENKATAEHSAVKSADNKATAEHSAVKSADNKATAEHSAVKSTDIKATAEHSAVKNAENKATAEHSAVKTADNKATAEHSAVKSADNKATAEHRAVKSADNKATAEHSAVKTADNKATAEHSAVKTADNKATAEHSAVKSADNKATAEHSAVKSTDNKATAEHRAVKSTDNKATAEHSAVKTTDNKATAEHSAVKSADNKATAEHSAVKTTDNKATAEHSALKTAENKATAEHSAVKTADNKATAEHSALKTAENKATAEHSAVKTADNKATAEHSAVKSADNKATAEHSAVKTADNKATAEHSAVKSAENKATADHSAVKSTDNKATAEHSAVKTADNKATAEHSAVKSTDNKATAEHSAVKTAENKATAEHSAVKNAENKATAEHSAVKSADNKATAEHSAVKSTDNKATAEHSAVKNAENKATAEHSAVKSTDIKATAEHSAVKNAENKATAEHSAVKTADNKATAEHSAVKSADNKATAEHSAVKSADNKATADHSAVKTTDNKATAEHSAVKTADNKATAEHSAVKSTDNKAAAEHSAVKSAENKATAEHSAVKTADNKATAEHSAVKSAENKATADHSAVKSTDNKATAEHSAVKTADNKATAEHSAVKSADIKATAEHSAVKSTDIKATAEHSAVKSTDNKATAEHSAVKNAENKATAEHSAVKTTDNKATAEHSAVKTADNKARAEHSAVKSADNKATAEHSAVKSADNKATAEHSAVKTTDNKATAEHSAVKTADNKATAEHSAVKTAENKAAAEHSAVKSTDNKATAEHSAVKSTDNKATAEHSAATAEHSAVKSADNKATAEHSAVKSTDNKATAEHSAVKSADNKATAEHSAVKNADNKATAEHSAVKTAENKATAEHSAVKSADNKATAEHSAVKTTDNKATAEHSAVKSADNKATAEHSAVKTADNKATAEHSAVKTAENKATAEHSAVKTADNKATAEHSAVKSTDNKATAEHSAVKTTDNKATAEHSAVKSADNKATAEHSACVCL